The Triticum urartu cultivar G1812 chromosome 6, Tu2.1, whole genome shotgun sequence genome includes the window tccctttgtttcggtgcaaatgggtcaatctgtcaggaggcggggtacaggtagtagacccacagtacggaatgacaacagtggaccggaacaatcttgggtacacagacgaaccattcgtcctagccaatgatgtggcgtaggttttctatgtgaaggacatgtctaccaaactgagaaaaagaaaagataaggaagcaaatacatcatacgatgagccaaatcgccacatagttctttcaagTAAAAGATACATcatgggagtggagggcaagacagacatgtctaaatattatgaaaagtttcatgaaattcctcccttcaaagtgaAGGCTGGCCCAAGCACCCTGTTAAACGACAAAGATTATCAGTGGTTACGACGCAATAAGCAAGGGACACGCGTGAATAAAAACTGAAGACTTTCTATCCACAATTATTCTAATGATGGCTTTGAGCACGCGAAGAAAAAATGAAATTCCTTTGTAgtagatgagttttcgtccgaaaccctcatactttgaaagagattgtccattttgtacacgaagtgcatccagtttttgccataaccctcttaactttttagcacatgctatgtgggtgaaataatgataccatgccaactttcaaccttttgagagttcatttgtagtgctattcaattttagggtcatttagctaaaaatagtaaatgcatgaaaaataccaaatgaagtcagaaagggttgaaaattgatgatgtcgctttgaatgATGCATGTTGAacgcacaaaaagtctggagttaaaataagttaaaaaatgaaatgcaTTTGTAACAGATGAGTCTTCGTCCGAAACcgtgatacttcgaaagagattttccattttgtacacaaagtgcatccagtttttgccgtaaccctctcaactttttaacACATGCTATGTGAGTGAAAtaatgataccatgccaactttcaaccttttcagagttcatttgtagtgcttttcaatttcaggatcatttagctcaaagaatgcactaatagcaaaaagaatgaactaaaaagcttttataaaactctaatagcaaaaagaatgaactaaaaagcttttataaaactctaatagcaaaaagaatgaactaaaaagaatcaattaaatataatattcttcaatagcaaaaagaatcaactaaaaagaATCAAAATAATAttaactaaaattatcaaagtattttttgttacaaactttaatagaaaactaaaaagcttttataaaactctaatagcaaaaggaatcaactaaaaagaatcgataaaaataaaaattatacaactaaaattatataaaatttatgaaactaaaattatataactAAAAACAACATATGCAAAAAATAACattaaaaatttaaaaacataacatATATGCAAGAAAAGCCCACCTACTAGCCAccacggcctgcatacgactagaaaccctagaaatgggccaggatgcaggcccgtaGTGCAGGCCCAATAGGGCGTTAGATAGGCATGTACTGCCCGGCGTTGGTTTTGAACATTCTTTCACGAACTTCCATGACAAAATGCTAGTTGCCTTGTAGCACATATAATTCCAATTTCCAAATGAGACCTACAAAATTATGAATGCATTAGCACAAGTGTGATGAGAGTTGTATATTTTGATATGGTCATCTGATGGTAACTGGGTGGTAGTATACCTTTAAGACATAATTGCATAATGAACACGAGGTTGTGGAGGTAGATGACCTCGACGGCTCTTCAAGACATGAAAATGAAGCATAATCTCTTTATCACTAATTTTGGCAAATATCTTGCGCTCAACAAAGCAAACCATCAAATCATTAAGCCAATCATCACCCATCTTGTTTCAAAGATCTATCTTTATAATATTCATGGCTAAGAAAACCCTctcaactgatgcagttgccacCGATAATGTCAATGCAAGTCTGATGAGCCGATAAACCAATGGAAATACTAGATGTTGTCTACTTTGAACCAACTTGAGAGCAAGAGAACTCAAACAATCACAAGCCAAGAATTCCAGTACTtcttttcatatatatatatatatatatatatatatatatatactagctTATCATGATCAAAGTTGCTAAATGAGTCTCTAGGATCAAGGCAAGCAATGCACTTCAGCAAGCGTGTAGAAGTTTCACTAAATCGATTATTCATCTCAACTATGTTTCTATCCAACACCTCATTGAATATAGTTACCTTGTAATGATGGAGACAAGTAACCATTTTGCGTGATCTTCTTGGGTAACCCCTTGCTGAAATGTTATCATCCATATTGAGCGCTATTATATTTCTTGCAGCACAAAAGTTCCGCCAATGCTTGGAGGCTTTCTTAGTGAAGACATCATAGCCAAACTTGTCACCAATGCTTGGAGGCTTGAAAAGAAAACAATGGAAACAATAGGCAGATTTTGTCTCTTTACTATACTCTAGCCAATCATACTCTTTATACCATGCTTTTTTGAAGTTCCGCCAATCTTACCCAAAACGAGTACGAGAAAAATCATGACCATACAAATGCCCCACACCTTTCGACAAATATGCCCTTCTCATTTCATCTCTAATTTCTGGAGTTGCATACTCTTCAATTTGCTTGCGTGTGCCAGGATCAGGATCCACATCAGGTAAATTAAATGCCAAAGGAATGCCCTACAACATCAAATGACACCAAAACTGAGTGTAGACCACCCATGGCTATTTGCTATTCAACATTCCAAGTTTCCGACTAACATATCAAAGGAAGGATACAAGAAGACTAGAAGAGGATACCGGCCAGTCGTCGGAGTCATGTGGTCGCTTCCGGTTGGTTGATCTGGGCGCCGAAGCCACTGCCCTTGCCACACTCGTAGCTTCTTTGGCAGTAGCAGCCTCAGCTCCAGCTTCTTCGAGTTCGACAGCAGCAGCTATCCCTATCCAATCCACCTCTTCACCGGAATCCATCACCGGCACTCGGCATCAAGCAGATGCAGACGCCGCCCCCCGCGCCCGGGAACCCCTTGCCTCTGGCGGCGGCGCAGCACCGCAGCAGCCAGCAGTCTAGGTCATGAGCGGAGGGAGGGGAACGGATCGATGAGATTTCTGGATCGAGCGATTGGTTTTTTTCTGTTTGACGAGGAAAGGAGAGACGTCTGTTTGGGCCTGTAGAAACATAGCCCAGTCCACCGGCCCaaatctctctctccctcacggTCACTTACCCCTTCGATCGTTGGCTGCCGCACGAATAGAaacgtcgccgccgccgctgttcTTCTGATGAATCTGACGCGGTGACGCCTGCCGGAGGAAAGATAGGTAGGTGGGGGTCGATCCTCCGCCGCCGGCGACCCGGGGCGGCCGCCCCAGTTCACCCCAATGGTGGGTCCGCCACTGCGTGAAGTGGACGCTGGAACTATTCCAGCGGAACACCTGGACCTTTTTCTTTAGAATCAGTGAGCTTTATTAATCACCCGAGAGGATTACTACTCCTAGAATGACGTGCATGCTCTGTAAAccgagacggagggagtataatgttGCCAAGAGTCTCGGCAAAGAAGGGGATATAGTTAAGCCATAAGCACCTACGCCTAATATCGATAGGCGCAAAGGTGCGCTGCTTCATTGGCATCCCTCCCGACAAAACTCGGTCGAAAACTGGAAAAAAAATTGCCCTCATCTCTTTATTTCCATGTACTAGCTAGTATTGCTCTGTCTCAGTCCTGATGTGGAACACCTAGACCTAGGAAGGACAAAAGCCATGCCGCGGAGGATGAAATTGCCGAATAATAATAGTCCAAAATTAAGTGGGTTCGACAACAAAAGAGGCTCCCCTTCTTCCATCGACCGACAACTATGGGCCGTGCGCCGCTGTAAAGAAGTGGTTCCAGCCGAAGTCGGCTTTAACTTCATTGATAACATTCCAAAAGTCACGTGCCCTtaaggattttttttttgaaaggaaCACAGTGCATTCTATTATATGGTACCACTGGGCAAATCGCCAGCAACAACACTTAGTACAGAGTCTGGTAGCTGTCCCGGCCAAGTTCCAGCTCCCAAATTAGCGCCATATTTAGCTAAACAGTGAGCTACAGAGTTACAGGCCCGAGGGCAATAAACAACACATACATCCGTGAAACCTACACACAACTGAAATTTTATATCTCTGAATATAGCTCCTAGAACCGCCAAATCATAATCTTCAGTTGTCACAGCAGTCTTCAGTTGTGCAGAGTCATTTTCCAACAATACGTTGTGGCATCCCATTTGACTTGTTGTGTTGATGGCATGCAACATTGCCAAACCTTCAGCTTGTAATGCATCCATTACCCTCTCCAGCTTGCCTGCACCAGCAGCCTTGACCTCTCCATGCTCATCTCTGATTACAAAGCCCCACCCCCCAGCACTGGAATCCTTTTCGAACGAACCGTCGGTGTTGATTTTCAAGATTCCGGGTGGAGGTGGAGACCATTTCTCTGCAGTTTGTGGCTTCACTTTTCCCTCTCCTTTCTTCCCCTTCAAAACATGCATAACATGGTAATTAATTGAGGAGCATATCTCATCAGAAGTTTTAATAGTATCACCCACATTTGCCCTGTTTCTCTGATGCCACCAACGCCAAAGAAGAATACATGTTTTAATTTTATCCTCTTCATTTAAGCTAAAAATTGTATCCATGAAGTTCATGGCATCATCACAATTTATTAGTTGCAGTCTAACATGTTCCAACAACGCTTTCCTCCACACCTCCTTTACCTTCTTGCATTTAATAAAACAGTGCCCACCATCCTCATCCAGTCTAAAACAGAGAGGGCATCGAGTATCTACTTTCATACCTCTGTTATCGAGTTTTGTTCGCATCGGTAGGCTGTGAGTAGACAAGCGCCACAAGAAATGGAGCACTTTGTTCGGGAGGGGCAGCG containing:
- the LOC125513019 gene encoding uncharacterized protein LOC125513019; this encodes MDSGEEVDWIGIAAAVELEEAGAEAATAKEATSVARAVASAPRSTNRKRPHDSDDWPGIPLAFNLPDVDPDPGTRKQIEEYATPEIRDEMRRAYLSKGVGHLYGHDFSRTRFG